In a genomic window of Enterobacter asburiae:
- a CDS encoding TolC family outer membrane protein, with product MGIKMPHWWLSCCLISVPAIAANPAATINTGQLRETQELPSLNGRVAPVAGKAAPGSLQLGEAVNRAVTWHPAIAEAVGKLYEQNEEVDVAKSKYYPQINAGMDNGYSHDGDQNGFTPSLVLSLSQMLYDFGKVASQVRAENAGVAQQQANVLVSIDTIAHDTAIAMVQVQTLQQMVDTAKEQLDALSSIGKLTRLRNDEGATSLSDVVQTDARIEGARAQLMQYQASLDSARATLMSFLGWNSLNDISNDFPQKLARSCDIAEPDDRLVPAVLAAWAQANVAQANLDYADAQMTPTVSLEPEVRHYLNDRYAGNETRDRTQYSAWVKVQMPLYQGGGLTARRNAAGHAVEAAQSTIQRTRLDVRQKLLEARSQVMSLQSTLQIQGRQEALSARTRELYQQQYLDLGSRPLLDVLNAEQEVYQARFTQQQTLGQLHQLQLNCLYNTGQLRHAFDLDNRTIQTVEIQP from the coding sequence ATGGGAATAAAGATGCCTCACTGGTGGCTCTCGTGCTGCCTGATATCTGTACCCGCCATCGCGGCAAACCCGGCGGCAACCATCAATACCGGACAACTCCGCGAAACGCAGGAACTCCCCTCACTGAATGGCCGCGTCGCCCCGGTGGCAGGCAAAGCCGCTCCCGGTTCACTACAGCTTGGCGAAGCCGTTAATCGCGCCGTCACCTGGCATCCGGCAATCGCTGAAGCCGTGGGCAAACTTTACGAGCAGAACGAAGAGGTCGACGTCGCCAAATCGAAATACTATCCGCAGATTAACGCCGGCATGGACAACGGGTATTCCCACGACGGCGATCAGAACGGCTTTACGCCGTCGCTGGTGCTCTCTCTTTCGCAAATGCTCTACGACTTCGGCAAAGTGGCCAGCCAGGTGCGGGCCGAAAACGCCGGAGTCGCCCAGCAGCAGGCCAACGTGCTGGTCAGCATCGACACCATCGCTCACGATACCGCCATCGCCATGGTGCAGGTGCAAACTCTGCAGCAGATGGTCGACACCGCCAAAGAGCAGCTCGACGCCCTCTCCTCAATCGGCAAGCTGACCCGCCTGCGTAACGACGAAGGGGCCACCTCGCTCTCTGACGTGGTGCAGACCGACGCGCGCATTGAAGGGGCACGCGCCCAGCTGATGCAGTATCAGGCCAGCCTCGACAGCGCCCGCGCCACGCTGATGAGCTTTCTCGGCTGGAACAGCCTGAATGATATCAGCAATGATTTTCCACAGAAGCTGGCCCGCAGCTGCGATATCGCCGAGCCGGACGATCGCCTGGTGCCTGCGGTCCTCGCCGCCTGGGCACAGGCGAACGTCGCGCAGGCTAACCTCGACTACGCCGACGCGCAGATGACGCCAACCGTCTCGCTGGAGCCGGAGGTTCGTCATTACCTGAACGATCGCTACGCGGGTAACGAAACGCGGGATCGCACCCAGTATTCCGCCTGGGTGAAAGTCCAGATGCCGCTCTATCAGGGCGGCGGGCTCACCGCCCGACGTAACGCCGCCGGACACGCGGTGGAGGCGGCGCAGTCGACCATTCAGCGTACGCGCCTCGATGTGCGCCAGAAGCTACTGGAGGCCCGCAGTCAGGTCATGAGCCTGCAAAGCACGCTGCAAATTCAGGGCCGCCAGGAGGCACTCAGCGCCCGCACCCGCGAGCTCTATCAGCAACAATATCTCGATCTCGGCTCGCGACCCCTGCTGGACGTGCTTAACGCCGAGCAGGAGGTCTATCAGGCACGCTTTACCCAGCAGCAGACCCTCGGTCAGCTGCACCAGCTGCAGCTCAACTGCCTCTATAACACCGGGCAATTGCGTCATGCGTTCGATCTTGATAACCGCACCATCCAGACCGTGGAGATCCAGCCATGA
- a CDS encoding type I secretion system permease/ATPase, with protein sequence MKQRDIPQGETMTDEALAQWAQAFGFVATRYRVACSPGALIAGAPWLKGKPMVPALTQLAREAGLTFQLLTADQQSINSWRLPVVVALSDGKIGVIENFDGEDTLEVSFFDDKTYTNRLSMSAMLPAIRHVIALRPLAALKDSRVDAYISKYRPDWLYRLVMRDLRPYSWVMLAALFINVLSLSGIVFSMQVYDRVIPAQSYPTLYVLTIGVLIATLFGFVLRVARGHIMDLLGKRSDLRVSDRVFSHALRLRHSAIPRSTGSFISQLRELEQIREMVTSSTISTIVDLPFFFLFVVVLAIIAPQLAWIAPVAAVIMVLPGLLLQKKLAELAKQSAHESTLRNAVLVESVQGLEDIKLMQAENRFLQQWNSYIQITAESGLRTRELTQNLISWGMTVQSLVYAAVIVVGAPMVIDGTLTTGSVVAASMLASRMIAPMATLCGVLARWQQVKAAKEGLDSIMQLPTENQREETPIRQDVLRGHYLFEQAQFRYHPEDPRMALRINRLEIRPGEKVAILGRNGAGKSTLLQAMAGGMDLAGGELRLDNLSLPHLDVADVRRNVGFMTQNARLFYGTLRENITLGMPRATDEEIFEVLEMCGAASFVLKLPKGLDYPIMENGVGLSGGQRQSILLARMLLRDPNIVLMDEPTASLDEHTEREFIQRLGAWLGNRTLVVATHRVPVLELVERVVVLKDGMLVMDAPKAQALNNSRMQQQQQAATGREWKNENQSA encoded by the coding sequence ATGAAGCAACGCGACATCCCTCAGGGGGAAACGATGACGGATGAGGCCCTGGCGCAGTGGGCGCAGGCGTTTGGCTTTGTTGCCACGCGCTACCGCGTCGCCTGTTCGCCCGGCGCACTGATCGCAGGCGCACCGTGGCTGAAAGGCAAACCGATGGTGCCCGCGCTGACTCAGCTTGCCCGTGAAGCCGGGCTAACGTTCCAGCTGCTGACGGCCGATCAGCAGTCGATCAACAGCTGGCGTCTGCCGGTGGTGGTGGCGCTGAGCGACGGAAAAATCGGCGTGATCGAGAATTTCGACGGTGAGGACACGCTTGAGGTCAGCTTTTTCGACGACAAGACGTACACCAACCGCCTGTCGATGAGCGCGATGTTACCCGCCATCCGCCACGTTATCGCCCTGCGTCCGCTGGCGGCGCTGAAGGACAGCCGCGTGGACGCCTACATCTCAAAATACCGCCCGGACTGGCTCTACCGGCTGGTGATGCGCGACCTGCGCCCCTACAGCTGGGTGATGCTGGCGGCGCTGTTTATCAACGTGCTCTCCCTCTCCGGCATTGTCTTTTCCATGCAGGTGTATGACCGGGTGATCCCCGCCCAGTCCTACCCGACGCTCTACGTGCTGACCATCGGAGTGCTGATCGCCACCCTGTTTGGCTTTGTGCTGCGCGTCGCGCGCGGGCACATTATGGATCTGCTGGGTAAGCGATCGGATCTGCGCGTCTCGGATCGTGTGTTTAGTCACGCCCTGCGGCTGCGCCACAGCGCCATTCCGCGCTCCACCGGCAGCTTTATCTCCCAGCTGCGCGAGCTGGAGCAGATCCGCGAGATGGTCACCTCCTCCACCATCTCGACGATTGTCGATCTGCCCTTCTTCTTCCTGTTTGTGGTAGTGCTGGCGATCATCGCGCCGCAGCTGGCGTGGATCGCCCCGGTGGCGGCTGTGATCATGGTCCTGCCCGGCCTGCTGCTGCAAAAGAAGCTGGCGGAGCTGGCGAAGCAGTCGGCCCATGAATCGACCCTGCGCAACGCGGTGCTGGTGGAGAGCGTGCAGGGGCTGGAGGACATCAAGCTGATGCAGGCGGAGAACCGCTTTTTGCAGCAGTGGAACAGCTATATCCAGATTACCGCGGAATCCGGGCTGCGCACCCGCGAGCTGACGCAGAACCTGATCAGCTGGGGAATGACCGTCCAGAGCCTGGTCTACGCCGCCGTGATCGTGGTCGGCGCGCCGATGGTGATCGACGGCACCTTAACCACCGGTTCGGTGGTGGCCGCCTCAATGCTGGCCTCGCGGATGATCGCGCCGATGGCGACGCTGTGTGGGGTGCTGGCACGCTGGCAGCAGGTAAAGGCCGCCAAAGAGGGGCTGGACAGCATTATGCAGCTGCCGACCGAGAACCAGCGCGAAGAGACGCCGATCCGCCAGGACGTGCTGCGCGGACACTATCTCTTCGAGCAGGCGCAGTTCCGCTACCACCCGGAAGATCCGCGCATGGCGCTGCGCATTAACCGCCTGGAGATCAGGCCGGGCGAGAAAGTCGCGATCCTCGGGCGCAACGGCGCGGGCAAATCCACCCTGCTGCAGGCGATGGCGGGCGGAATGGATCTGGCAGGCGGCGAACTGCGGCTCGACAACCTCAGCCTGCCGCATCTCGACGTGGCGGACGTGCGGCGCAACGTCGGCTTTATGACCCAGAACGCGCGGCTGTTTTACGGCACCCTGCGCGAGAACATCACCCTCGGCATGCCGCGCGCCACCGACGAAGAGATTTTCGAGGTGCTGGAGATGTGCGGTGCGGCCAGCTTTGTGCTGAAGCTGCCGAAGGGGCTGGACTACCCGATTATGGAGAACGGCGTGGGGCTGTCCGGCGGGCAGCGGCAGTCGATTCTGCTGGCGCGGATGCTGCTGCGCGATCCGAATATCGTGCTGATGGACGAGCCGACCGCCTCCCTTGATGAACACACCGAGCGGGAATTTATCCAGCGCCTGGGAGCATGGCTCGGCAACCGGACGCTGGTCGTCGCCACCCACCGCGTGCCGGTGCTGGAGCTGGTGGAGCGCGTGGTCGTGCTGAAAGATGGGATGCTGGTCATGGACGCGCCAAAGGCGCAGGCGCTGAACAACAGCCGCATGCAGCAGCAACAGCAGGCAGCAACCGGACGGGAGTGGAAAAATGAAAATCAGTCAGCGTGA
- a CDS encoding HlyD family efflux transporter periplasmic adaptor subunit, with the protein MDDLDNALDSESGYSGARRIVIFSLLMFVALGVWAWFGMLDEVSTGTGKVIPSSREQVLQSLDGGILTELNVHEGDQVQAGQVLARLDPTRSESNVGESAARYRASLASSARLYAEVNDLPLKFPPSLEKWTELTAAETRLYNSRRTQLEDTQRELRSALDLANKELAITQRLVKTGAASHVEVLRLQRQKSDLELKLTDVRSQYYVQAREALSKANAEVDMVSAILKGREDSVTRLTVKSPVRGIVKNIKVTTIGGVIPPNGELMEIVPVDDHLLIETRLSPRDIAFIHPNQEALVKITAYDYAIYGGLHGVVETISPDTIQDEAKPEVFYYRVFIRTSQDYLVNKAGRHFSIVPGMIATVDIKTGEKTVLDYLIKPFNRAKEALRER; encoded by the coding sequence ATGGACGATCTGGATAATGCGCTCGACTCCGAAAGCGGCTATTCCGGCGCGCGGCGGATCGTGATCTTCTCGCTGCTGATGTTTGTGGCGCTGGGCGTCTGGGCGTGGTTTGGGATGCTGGATGAAGTCTCAACGGGAACCGGAAAAGTGATCCCCAGCTCGCGCGAGCAGGTGTTGCAGTCGCTGGATGGGGGGATCCTCACCGAGCTGAACGTTCACGAGGGCGATCAGGTGCAGGCCGGACAGGTGCTGGCACGGCTGGATCCGACGCGTTCCGAATCGAACGTCGGCGAAAGCGCTGCGCGCTACCGTGCGTCGCTGGCCTCCAGCGCCCGTCTGTACGCCGAGGTAAACGATCTGCCGCTGAAGTTCCCGCCTTCGCTGGAGAAATGGACCGAACTGACCGCCGCCGAAACGCGGCTCTACAACTCGCGCCGCACGCAGCTGGAGGACACGCAACGTGAACTGCGTTCAGCATTAGATCTCGCAAACAAAGAGCTGGCGATCACCCAGCGGCTGGTAAAAACCGGTGCCGCCAGCCACGTGGAAGTGCTGCGCCTGCAGCGGCAGAAAAGCGACCTGGAGCTGAAGCTCACCGACGTGCGTTCCCAGTATTACGTTCAGGCGCGCGAGGCGTTATCCAAGGCCAACGCCGAGGTGGATATGGTCTCGGCGATCCTGAAAGGCCGCGAGGATTCCGTCACCCGCCTGACGGTAAAATCCCCGGTGCGCGGGATCGTGAAAAACATTAAAGTCACCACCATCGGCGGGGTGATCCCGCCCAACGGCGAGCTGATGGAGATTGTGCCGGTAGACGATCACCTGCTGATTGAAACCCGGCTCTCGCCGCGCGATATCGCCTTTATCCACCCGAACCAGGAGGCGCTGGTGAAGATCACCGCCTACGATTACGCCATCTACGGCGGGCTGCACGGGGTGGTGGAGACCATTTCGCCGGACACCATCCAGGACGAGGCCAAGCCGGAGGTGTTTTATTACCGCGTATTTATCCGCACCAGCCAGGATTACCTGGTGAATAAGGCGGGCAGGCACTTCTCAATCGTGCCGGGGATGATTGCCACGGTGGACATCAAGACCGGGGAGAAAACGGTGCTGGATTATCTGATCAAGCCGTTTAATCGGGCGAAAGAGGCGCTGAGGGAGCGGTGA